One window of Kosakonia cowanii JCM 10956 = DSM 18146 genomic DNA carries:
- a CDS encoding FosA family fosfomycin resistance glutathione transferase produces the protein MLTTLNHLTLAVSDLARSVDFYHQLLGLKLHARWDNGAYLTCGDIWICLSVDEARRVVTADQRDYTHYAFSIGEHELAAFITRLEQAGVVSWKVNKSEGASYYFLDPDGHKLEAHVGDLAQRLAACRAKPYKGMVFFD, from the coding sequence GTGCTAACTACCCTTAACCACCTTACGCTGGCGGTCAGCGACCTGGCGCGCAGCGTCGATTTCTACCATCAGTTGCTCGGCCTGAAGCTGCATGCACGCTGGGATAACGGCGCGTATCTCACCTGCGGCGATATCTGGATTTGCCTCTCCGTCGATGAGGCGCGCCGGGTTGTTACTGCCGATCAAAGGGATTACACCCACTACGCGTTTAGCATTGGCGAGCACGAACTGGCAGCGTTTATCACGCGGCTGGAACAGGCGGGCGTGGTGAGCTGGAAGGTGAACAAAAGCGAAGGGGCATCGTACTACTTCCTTGACCCGGACGGTCATAAGCTGGAAGCACACGTCGGCGATCTGGCGCAGCGTCTGGCGGCTTGTCGCGCGAAGCCCTATAAGGGAATGGTGTTTTTTGATTGA